The following proteins come from a genomic window of Streptomyces liliiviolaceus:
- a CDS encoding RNA polymerase sigma factor: MKRSREEAASELFAALYPRLAGWCRRLVDDDETAHEIASEAFTRLWARWTSVAEPRGFLYVTAANIVRDHWRKLERERRAVRRATAEAAVRPESEQTDPSVRLLVQSLPERLRVPILLHYYADMPIREVALLTGRKEGTVKADLHAARELLRAHLRRSVDHTL; this comes from the coding sequence TTGAAACGGTCCCGCGAGGAGGCAGCGTCCGAGCTGTTCGCCGCCCTCTACCCGCGTCTGGCCGGCTGGTGCCGGCGGCTGGTCGACGACGACGAGACGGCCCACGAGATCGCCTCGGAGGCGTTCACCCGGCTGTGGGCCCGCTGGACCTCCGTGGCGGAGCCCCGCGGTTTCCTCTATGTGACCGCGGCCAACATAGTCCGGGACCACTGGCGCAAACTGGAGCGCGAACGCAGGGCCGTGCGCCGGGCGACGGCCGAGGCCGCCGTCCGCCCGGAGAGCGAACAGACCGATCCGTCGGTGCGTCTGCTCGTGCAGTCGCTGCCGGAACGGCTGCGCGTCCCGATCCTGCTGCACTACTACGCCGACATGCCGATCCGGGAGGTGGCCCTGCTGACCGGGCGCAAGGAAGGAACCGTCAAGGCCGATCTCCACGCGGCCCGCGAACTGCTCCGCGCCCATCTGAGGAGAAGCGTTGATCACACACTCTGA